The genomic segment TTTTTCCCCGCGCCTGCACACCCTCTTCTTTAACAACCAACAGGGAGTTTAACATGGTTGATTCTATTATCGTATTATCCGGCGGAATGGACTCGGCCGTACTTCTCGCCCAGACCCTAAAAGAGGGCAAAACTGCCCAGGCCATCAGCTTTGACTACGGTTCAAAACATAATGATCGAGAGCTGCCCATGGCCGTGGGGCTCTGTGAAGAGTTTGCCATAAAGCACCAGATCATCAAACTTCCCTTTATAGGTGAGCTCTTCTCATCCAGCCTCCTCACAGGCGGGGAAGAGATTCCGGACGGCGCTTACGGGCAAGAGAACATGAAGAGCACCGTGGTCCCCTTTAGAAATGGAATCATGCTCGCCATCGCCGCCGGATATGCTGAATCGGTACAGGCCGGTGAGGTACTTCTTGGCTCCCATTCAGGCGATCATCATATCTACCCCGACTGCCGACCGGAGTTCAACAACGCCTTTGCCGAGGCCGTTAATCTAGGAACAGACGGACAGGTAGCGATCCGCTTCCCATTTTCTGAAATGACTAAAAGAGATATCGGCGACCTTGGCAGAACACTTGATTTGGATTTTGCCAAGACATGGACCTGTTACAAGGGCGGAGAGTTGCACTGCGGCGTTTGCGCGGCCTGTGATGAGAGAAAAGAGGCCCTGCGCCACCCCGAAGGGCTCGATGTAACAAAATATCTGGTATAGGTTTAAGATAATGACAGAAAACATAAATGCAGGCATTCCTCTCGGCAAGCAGGTCGGTCACAGTGAAACCTACGACCCCAGCCACCTCTTCCCTGTCGCACGCAGAGAGGCTAGAAAAAGCCTCGGTCTCGCCGACGACCTGCCCTTTAGCGGCCCCGATATCTGGAATGCCTACGAGCTCTCTTGGCTGGACAGTAAGGGTAAGCCCTGCGTTGCCCTGGGCGAGATCACCTTCCCCTGCACCAGTGAAAATATCATCGAGTCCAAGTCACTGAAGCTCTACCTCAACTCCTTTAATCTCACCCGCTTTACCTCAACTGCAAGAGTTAAAGAGATCATCAGAGAGGATCTCAGCCGGGTGGCTGGCGCAGAGGTGGAAGTAAAAATCCTCACGCCGGAAGAGTTTACCGAGGTGACAATCTCTGCGCCTGAGGGCAGCTGCATAGACGACCTTGAACTTGAGGAGGAGATCAATGCCTACAGGCCGACGGCCAATTATCTGAGCACGGGCCCGGAAGAGACAGAGGAAGAGCTCTATACCAACCTCCTGCGCACCAACTGTCCGGTAACCGGACAACCAGACTGGGCCACGGTAATCATTAACTACAGGGGCAAGGCCATCGACCAGAGAGGACTTCTCCGCTATATCATCTCCTTTCGCCAGCACGAGGGTTTTCACGAGAACTGCGTTGAACGCATCTTCATGGATATTCTGAACAGATGCGCCCCCGCCAGGCTGACAGTCTATGCCAGGTTCACCCGCCGGGGCGGACTCGATATCAACCCCTACCGTACAACCCATGCAGAACACTTCGTAAACCTCAGACTGGCCAGACAGTAAAACCTATCGGTTAACTACCCACAATGGAGGATGGGTACAATCCATCCTCCTGCCAAGAAAAAAATGCCCTCTCATATTTGCGCCCAAAAGAAAGCAGATCAGGGCGCATTTTCAAAAGACCATCTCCCGGATTCCACCATCTGGCAAAGAAACACCCATCCAACCGCCATCACGCCATTTTCCCAGGCCACCTTTTCTTAAATATCTTGAATTTCAAGCAGGGAAGAATACACTATAAGATATGACTCAGGCGAAAGTAGACATTTTCCCCGGGTTCCTGCAGGATAAAATAGGGTGCACTCTAGCCAAGGTGAGGGGTGCTCTTAAAAAGGGGGCGGCAACCATGACTACCTTAAGATCAGGCGATACCACTATCATCCTTGACGAGTACGGTTTTCTTGACAAGGACCAGGTTTGGAACAAGGAGGTGGCAATGATCATCGCTGAACATGAAGGCTTCACAGAACTCAACGAAGAGAAGATGAATATCATCAACTTCATGCGCAAGTACTATACCGAAAACCATAACTTCCCCATCCTTGCCGAGGTCTGCAAGAAAACCGGTGATACCTGCAGGGACTGTGTGGCCCGCGAGTTCACCGACCCCATGCGAGCCTGGAAGATCGCTGGCCTACCGAAGCCACCGAGTATCTTCTTTACCACCTTTGACGGCAAGAAGTATAGCCCGAACCCTTTTTACTAGACCCGTGAACAGAGGGGGAAACTGCCCCCCTGTCCACTTTTTTTTAATCCCTTCGTTCCCCCTCTCATCAGGAGATAATATGTTTAATGCCAATGAGCTATGCAACAAAATAACCTCCCTCCATCCAGAGCTTGGTGCCTGTGGCATCGATATCACTGTTACAAAAGATGATAAAGAGAACAGATGGTTGGTCCACCTTAACAAGGGAGAGCATAGCCTAAATCACTTTCTCGAAATGCCGGATGCAGACCACTGCATGGAGGGTCAACAGTGTCTCTCCTTAGGGCTCGAAATTGCCCAGCTACAAAAAAACATCAAAGGAGAGCAGTTCTAGAGCAGTGCCCCAGTCGCCAAGCGACACCATTGTCTCAGCCATTGGTGAAACAAAAAGTTTCCTCTAGGGCAATTGGAGAAAAAATGCATAAACGACGTTATCCCCGAATGGGTGGGAAAAATCTAAGGGTCGATATTTCAGATGGCAGAGGCTTCTACTCAGGGTACATAAGCGATGTCTCCCGTTTCGGCATGCAACTAAATAGTATTGCGATAAA from the Desulfotalea psychrophila LSv54 genome contains:
- the queC gene encoding 7-cyano-7-deazaguanine synthase QueC; the protein is MVDSIIVLSGGMDSAVLLAQTLKEGKTAQAISFDYGSKHNDRELPMAVGLCEEFAIKHQIIKLPFIGELFSSSLLTGGEEIPDGAYGQENMKSTVVPFRNGIMLAIAAGYAESVQAGEVLLGSHSGDHHIYPDCRPEFNNAFAEAVNLGTDGQVAIRFPFSEMTKRDIGDLGRTLDLDFAKTWTCYKGGELHCGVCAACDERKEALRHPEGLDVTKYLV
- the queF gene encoding NADPH-dependent 7-cyano-7-deazaguanine reductase QueF (Catalyzes the NADPH-dependent reduction of 7-cyano-7-deazaguanine (preQ0) to 7-aminomethyl-7-deazaguanine (preQ1) in queuosine biosynthesis), whose protein sequence is MTENINAGIPLGKQVGHSETYDPSHLFPVARREARKSLGLADDLPFSGPDIWNAYELSWLDSKGKPCVALGEITFPCTSENIIESKSLKLYLNSFNLTRFTSTARVKEIIREDLSRVAGAEVEVKILTPEEFTEVTISAPEGSCIDDLELEEEINAYRPTANYLSTGPEETEEELYTNLLRTNCPVTGQPDWATVIINYRGKAIDQRGLLRYIISFRQHEGFHENCVERIFMDILNRCAPARLTVYARFTRRGGLDINPYRTTHAEHFVNLRLARQ
- a CDS encoding TusE/DsrC/DsvC family sulfur relay protein; this translates as MTTLRSGDTTIILDEYGFLDKDQVWNKEVAMIIAEHEGFTELNEEKMNIINFMRKYYTENHNFPILAEVCKKTGDTCRDCVAREFTDPMRAWKIAGLPKPPSIFFTTFDGKKYSPNPFY